A genomic stretch from Taeniopygia guttata chromosome 9, bTaeGut7.mat, whole genome shotgun sequence includes:
- the TM4SF1 gene encoding transmembrane 4 L6 family member 1 isoform X2 gives MSFGKCARCVGYKLLILALLCIVANILLYFPNGETRFASEHHLSKYVECLHGILGGGFLVLIPAAVFIGLHNEDCCGCFGYEGCGKSCAMLSSVLAAFVGILGSGYCIIISALGLSQGPYCLTHLERNWIYPFTDSSGGYLFEYNKWSECQEPQNIVQWNITLFSILLVLGGIEFILCFIQIINGILGGLYGLCCSHEETYVC, from the exons ATGTCTTTTGGAAAGTGTGCTAGATGTGTTGGTTATAAGCTGCTCATCCTTGCCCTCCTCTGCATTGTGGCCaacattttactttattttcccAATGGTGAAACAAGATTTGCTTCAGAGCATCACCTCAGCAAGTATGTGGAGTGCCTTCATGGCATTCTAGGTGGAGGCTTTCTG GTACTCATTCCAGCTGCAGTGTTCATTGGGCTCCACAATGAAGACTGCTGTGGGTGCTTTGGCTATGAGGGCTGTGGAAAGAGCTGTGCG ATGCTGTCCTCAGTTCTGGCAGCCTTTGTTGGGATCCTTGGCTCTGGATACTGTATAATCATTTCAGCACTGGGCTTGTCTCAAGGACCGTATTGTCTTACCCACCTAGAAAGAAACTGGATATATCCTTTCACTGATTCCTCTGGAGG GTACTTGTTTGAGTATAACAAGTGGTCTGAATGTCAGGAACCTCAGAACATCGTGCAGTGGAACATCACTCTCTTTTCCATCCTCCTTGTTTTGGGAGGAATAGAATTCATTCTGTGCTTCATACAGATAATCAATGGCATTCTTGGAGGACTGTATGGATTGTGCTGCAGTCATGAGGAG ACATATGTTTGCTAG
- the TM4SF1 gene encoding transmembrane 4 L6 family member 1 isoform X1, translating into MSFGKCARCVGYKLLILALLCIVANILLYFPNGETRFASEHHLSKYVECLHGILGGGFLVLIPAAVFIGLHNEDCCGCFGYEGCGKSCAMLSSVLAAFVGILGSGYCIIISALGLSQGPYCLTHLERNWIYPFTDSSGGYLFEYNKWSECQEPQNIVQWNITLFSILLVLGGIEFILCFIQIINGILGGLYGLCCSHEEVRSLQIYPCFSDEHVACYLNY; encoded by the exons ATGTCTTTTGGAAAGTGTGCTAGATGTGTTGGTTATAAGCTGCTCATCCTTGCCCTCCTCTGCATTGTGGCCaacattttactttattttcccAATGGTGAAACAAGATTTGCTTCAGAGCATCACCTCAGCAAGTATGTGGAGTGCCTTCATGGCATTCTAGGTGGAGGCTTTCTG GTACTCATTCCAGCTGCAGTGTTCATTGGGCTCCACAATGAAGACTGCTGTGGGTGCTTTGGCTATGAGGGCTGTGGAAAGAGCTGTGCG ATGCTGTCCTCAGTTCTGGCAGCCTTTGTTGGGATCCTTGGCTCTGGATACTGTATAATCATTTCAGCACTGGGCTTGTCTCAAGGACCGTATTGTCTTACCCACCTAGAAAGAAACTGGATATATCCTTTCACTGATTCCTCTGGAGG GTACTTGTTTGAGTATAACAAGTGGTCTGAATGTCAGGAACCTCAGAACATCGTGCAGTGGAACATCACTCTCTTTTCCATCCTCCTTGTTTTGGGAGGAATAGAATTCATTCTGTGCTTCATACAGATAATCAATGGCATTCTTGGAGGACTGTATGGATTGTGCTGCAGTCATGAGGAGGTAAGGAGTTTGCAGATATACCCGTGCTTCTCAGATGAACATGTAGCTTGTTACTTAAACTACTGA